The stretch of DNA GCAATCCGGGCACTTCCTGCCGCTCTTCGGCAGCGCTGATGGTGGGGGGAGTGGTCAAGGTGCGGTTCTCCTTCCCGCGCCGGGACGCGGCACGAGTGAATAAGCCCGAGTGTAGGCCCGGCCCGGGTGCAGGACTGTAGGGAAAGCTTTCAGCCGTCGGGCGGCCAGCCCCCCCCCCTCACGCCCAGTGGACCTCGCCGTACGTCTGCTCGCGGGCCGGGCCGCACGAGAAGATCACGACGGGGCAGTTCACCGTCTCCTCGATCAGGTCGAGATACGCCTGCGCCTCCCCGGGGAGGTCAGTGCGGCTGCGCACCCCCTCCGTGCTGGCCCAGCCGGGCAGCTCGCGGTAAATCGGTTGGCCCTCTGAGCCGTACTCCACGCAGACTTTGACCCGGTCCAGGCCCGAGAGGATATCCATCTTGTTGATCACCAGGCCGTCGAGGCCGTTCACGTCCACGGCGTAGCGCAGGAGCTGGAGGTCAAGCCAGCCCACCCGCCGGGCCCGGCCCGTCGTCGTGCCGAACTCGTCCCAGGGCTTGGAACCGTCACCGCGCAGGCGTACCTCCATCTCGCCGAACACCTCCGTCGGGAAGGGACCATGGCCCACGCGGGTGTTGAAGGCCTTCGCCACGCCGTACACCTGGCCGACCGCCTTGTGATTCACGCCCGCGCCCACGAGGATGCCGCCGACCGTCGGATGGCTGCTCGTCACGAAGGGGTAGGTCCCGTAGTTCAGGTCGAGGAGGGTGGCCTGCGCGCCCTCGAACAGGACGTTCTCGCCGTCCCTGATCGCCTGCCGCAGCTCCGCGCCGGTATCCCGGACGAAGGGCAGCAGCGCGTCCCGGATGGGGAGCAGGTAGCCCAGCGCGTCCGCCACGGTTGTCCAGCCCGCGTCCCGGGTGGAGTTGGGCTTGGCCTCCAGCAGCCGCTCGACCCGCTCACGCAGCACGCCGTCGTCCGCGAGGTCGCCGAAGCGGATGCCCACCCGCCGGGCCCGGTCCGCGTAGGCGGGGCCGATACCGCGCCCAGTCGTGCCCACAAAATCCTTGCGCCCGTCCACGTACTTGTGATGCGGCAGGACGAGGTGCGCCCGGTCACTGATTCGCAACTCGGGGTTCAGCCCGCCGTCGAGCAGGTTCTGGCGTTCGGCGAGGAACTTCTCGGGGTCAATCACCATGCCGTCGCCCAGCACGCTGACCGGGCCCTCGTG from Deinococcus apachensis DSM 19763 encodes:
- a CDS encoding adenylosuccinate synthase; translated protein: MPGIAIIGAQWGDEGKGKITDFLAPQANYVVRYQGGANAGHTVTARGQTFKLNLLPSGVLHEGPVSVLGDGMVIDPEKFLAERQNLLDGGLNPELRISDRAHLVLPHHKYVDGRKDFVGTTGRGIGPAYADRARRVGIRFGDLADDGVLRERVERLLEAKPNSTRDAGWTTVADALGYLLPIRDALLPFVRDTGAELRQAIRDGENVLFEGAQATLLDLNYGTYPFVTSSHPTVGGILVGAGVNHKAVGQVYGVAKAFNTRVGHGPFPTEVFGEMEVRLRGDGSKPWDEFGTTTGRARRVGWLDLQLLRYAVDVNGLDGLVINKMDILSGLDRVKVCVEYGSEGQPIYRELPGWASTEGVRSRTDLPGEAQAYLDLIEETVNCPVVIFSCGPAREQTYGEVHWA